The Parvibaculum sp. DNA segment CTTACGAATTGTTGCTGGATTCCGCCGACCGGAACGGCTGACCTGCCGTTAACCACGCATAATCGAAGCAATTTCTGACTTCTGGACTTTTTCCCGGAATGGCACGATGCTTTGCCGAGTAGCGGCCCACCGGGGGGCGGGTCCGGAAGACGCGGCCGGGCATGGCCGTAAAAACTCGGGGAGTTACGGCCATGGCGCGGATATTTGGAACCTTCGCATTGCTCATTCGCGAGGGTTCGTCGCTGATTTTTGCAGCCTTGATCTGGTTTGTCTTCTGGGGCGGATATGCGCCGGCGCTCGAAACGCCCGAACAGACTTTCAATCTGGCGGTCCTCGCCGGACTGATTGCGATTGGCTACCTTTCGTTGCAGGCACTGGCGGTCGTCAATCAGCCGGTCGGACAGGAAACCCGTTTTCTGGTCGACATCATGTTGTCACTGGTTCCGCTGGCGCTGGTCGCTTATGCCGCAGTCCAGCATATCAACGGAGCCAGCGAACTTCCCTATCATCTGGCCGGCATTCTCTGGCTCTTCGGTGCCGTTGCGGTTTCCGATGTGGTGATCAACACCTGGATGGGCCTGAAGCTCAACAAGCTCGCCAGCGACATGGTGATCATGAAATAGGCCGCGAGGCACCGATGCCGGCGGCGGAACATTTCTCGCAGAGCTACGCCGAAGCGCGCCGCCGATTTCTCGAGGCGGCGCGCGCGGCGGGCGCGACGCTGAGCGCCCGCGAGCATCCGCTGAAAGGACCATCGGGCGAAACGCTGGCGACCGACATCGCCCGCCTCGGACCGGCCGGCGCGACCCGCATCCTCGGCATCGGCTCGGGTACGCATGGCGTCGAGGGTTATTGCGGCTCGGGCGTCCAGACGGCACTCCTGAGCGAAGGCTTCGCGCGCGAACGGCCCGACGACACCGCGGTCGTTTTCATTCATGCGATCAATCCCTACGGCTTTGCCTTCGACCGCCGCGTCAACGAGGACAATGTCGATCTCAACCGCAATTTCCTCGATCACACAAAGCCGCATCCCGAAAACCCCGGCTATGAAGAGCTCTTCGACGCCATCAACCCGCCCGACATCTCGGCCAGGGCACTGGCCGAAAGCCGGGAAAAGCTGAAAGCCTATGCGGACAAGCACGGGGCTGGCGCCATGCAGCATGCGCTGAGCGCCGGCCAGTACACGCATCCGAACGGGGTGCAATTTGGCGGATTGGAGCCTGTGTGGTCGAACCGCACACTGCGCGCGATCATCCGCGACGAGATGGGCCGGGCCGACCGCGTTATCTTCGTCGACATCCATTCCGGCCTCGGCGCGCGGGGCGCCGGCGAGATGATCTGCACGGATTCCGAGGCAAGCGGCAGCTTCAAGCGGATGCGCGAATGGTGGGGCGGGATCGTCCGCTCGACGGTCGATGGCGATTCCATTTCATCGAACGTGCCGGGCTCGATCCCGGTCTGTTTCGCCGAGGAGCTGAAAGGCCGCGAAGTGACCGCCGGCGGCCTCGAATTCGGCACCGTGCCGATCCGCGAAGTGACGGTGGCGCTGCAGGCCGACAACTGGCTGCATCAGAACGGTGGCCACAAAAATCCGAAGGCGCGCGAAGTCGGCAAGCTGATCCGCGATGCGTTTTACGTCGATGCCGACGACTGGAAGAACATGGTGACGGCGCAGACGCGCGATGTCTGTGCGGCGGCGCTGCGCGGCCTCAAGGACTGATCCCCGCAAACGAAAACGCCGCCCGAAAGGCGGCGTCTCGAATTCGATGTGCCGTGAA contains these protein-coding regions:
- a CDS encoding M14 family metallopeptidase gives rise to the protein MPAAEHFSQSYAEARRRFLEAARAAGATLSAREHPLKGPSGETLATDIARLGPAGATRILGIGSGTHGVEGYCGSGVQTALLSEGFARERPDDTAVVFIHAINPYGFAFDRRVNEDNVDLNRNFLDHTKPHPENPGYEELFDAINPPDISARALAESREKLKAYADKHGAGAMQHALSAGQYTHPNGVQFGGLEPVWSNRTLRAIIRDEMGRADRVIFVDIHSGLGARGAGEMICTDSEASGSFKRMREWWGGIVRSTVDGDSISSNVPGSIPVCFAEELKGREVTAGGLEFGTVPIREVTVALQADNWLHQNGGHKNPKAREVGKLIRDAFYVDADDWKNMVTAQTRDVCAAALRGLKD